One part of the Oncorhynchus clarkii lewisi isolate Uvic-CL-2024 chromosome 7, UVic_Ocla_1.0, whole genome shotgun sequence genome encodes these proteins:
- the LOC139412718 gene encoding zinc finger protein 135-like, with amino-acid sequence MTSVKLEDCSQTLELNVNIKDEEEEEKIGESVSHGDHVETFPASRQQQQEDHRAKRSHHCPHCVEIFPFLSKLKAHLKIHTGEKPYSCSDCGVSFSRLDTLKTHQRIHTGEKPYYCSDCGERFSQMSSLKAHKQVHTGEKPYSCSDCGKCFSRSDTLKSHERIHTGEKPYSCSDCGKSFSRLDNLKSHERIHTGEKPYSCSDCVKCFKTSTELKVHQRTHTGERRYYCSDCAKCFKTSTELKLHQRTHTGEKPYFCSDCGKSFSRLDTLKTHERIHTGEKPYSCSDCVKCFKTSTELKVHQKTHTGEKPYYCSVCGKCFKTSNELKVHQRTHTGEKPYVCSGCGKSFSHQSNLKTHQRIH; translated from the exons atgacatcagtgaagctggaagactgcagtcaaacactggagctgaatgtcaacattaaagatgaagaagaggaggagaagattggagaatctgtttctcatg gagaccaCGTTGAGACATTCCCTGCATCCAGACAACAACAGCAGGAAGATCACAGAGCTAAGAGGTCTCACCACTGCCCACATTGTGTGGAGATTTTCCCATTTCTATCAAAGCTAAAAGCACacctaaaaatacacacaggagagaagccttactcctgctctgactgtggggtgAGTTTCTCTCGACTGGAtaccttaaaaacacaccaacgtatccatacgggagagaagccttactactgctctgactgtggggagAGATTCTCTCAAATGAGCAGCTTAAAAGCACACAAACAAGTAcatactggagagaagccttactcctgctctgattgTGGGAAGTGTTTCTCCCGATCGGATACCTTGaaatcacatgaacgtatacatacaggagagaagccttactcctgctctgactgtggaaaaagtTTCTCCCGATTGGATAACTTAaaatcacatgaacgtatacatacaggagagaagccatattcctgctctgactgtgtaaaatgcttcaaaacatcaactgagctaaaagtacatcagagaacacacacaggagagaggcgttactactgctctgactgtgcaaaatgttttaaaacatcaactgagctaaaacttcatcagagaacacatacaggagagaagccttacttctgctctgactgtggaaagagtttctcccGATTGGATACcttaaaaacacatgaacgtatacacacaggagagaagccttactcctgctcagactgtgtaaaatgcttcaaaacatcaactgagctaaaagttcatcagaaaacacacacaggagagaagccttattacTGCTCAGtctgtggaaaatgttttaaaacatcaaatgagctaaaagttcaccagagaacacacactggagagaagccttacgtctGTTCTGGCTGTGGCAAAAGTTTCTCTCACCAGAGCaacttaaaaacacaccaacgtatacaTTAA
- the LOC139412719 gene encoding zinc finger protein 135-like, producing the protein MASVKVEDCSQTLELNVNIKDEEEEEKIRTTVSHGKRDHVETFSTSIEQEQEDQRAKRSHHCPHCEEIFPFLSKLKIHLQIHTGEKPYSCTDCGKRFKTSTQLKTHERIHTGEKPYSCSDCGKCFKTSNELKVHQRTHTGEKPYSCSDCGKCFKTSNELKVHQRTHTGEKPYSCSDCGKCFTTSTDLKVHQRTHTGEKPFFCPDCGSSFSQLSHLKSHERIHTGEKPYSCSDCGKCFKTLNELKVHQRTHTGEKPYFCSDCGTSFSQLSHLKSHERIHTGEKPYSCSDCGKCFKTINELKIHQRTHTGEKPYFCSDCGTSFSQLSHLKSHERIHTGEKPYSCSDCGKCLKTSNELKVHQRTHTGEKPYSCSDCGKCFTKSTHLKVHQRTHTGEKAYVCSDCGKCFKTSSELKVHQRTHTGEKPYSCSDCGLSFSRLYTLKKHKHIHGEKPYSCSACVKCFKTATELKVHQRTHS; encoded by the exons gagaccatGTTGAGACATTCTCCACATCCATAGAGCAAGAGCAGGAAGATCAGAGAGCCAAGAGGTCTCATCACTGCCCACATTGTGAAGAGATTTTCCCATTTCTATCAAAGCTAAAAATACACCtacaaatacacacaggagagaagccttattcctGCACTGACTGTGGAAAACGTTTTAAAACATCAACtcagctaaaa acacatgaacgtatacatacaggggagaagccatactcctgctctgactgtggaaaatgttttaaaacgtcaaatgagctaaaagttcatcaaagaacacacacaggtgagaagccatactcctgctctgactgtggaaaatgttttaaaacatcaaatgagctaaaagttcatcaaagaacacacacaggagagaagccatactcctgctctgactgtggaaaatgcttcacaacatcaactgatcTAAAAGTTCatcaaagaacacacacaggagagaagcctttcttctgcCCTGACTGTGGATCTAGTTTCTCTCAACTTTCCCACTTAaaatcac atgaacgtatacatacaggggagaagccatactcctgctctgactgtggaaaatgttttaaaacattaaatgagctaaaagttcaccagagaacacacacaggagagaagccttacttctgctctgactgtgggactagtttctctcaactttcccacttaaaatcacatgaacgtatacatacaggggagaagccatactcctgctctgactgtggaaaatgttttaaaacaataAATGAGCTAAAaattcaccagagaacacacacaggagagaagccttacttctgctctgactgtgggactagtttctctcaactttcccacttaaaatcacatgaacgtatacatacaggggagaagccatactcctgctctgactgtggaaaatgtttaaaaacatcaaatgagctaaaagttcatcagagaacacacacaggagaaaagccttactcctgttctgactgtggaaaatgcttcacaaaATCAACTcatctaaaagttcatcagagaacacacacaggagagaaggcttatgtctgctctgactgtggaaaatgcttcaaaacatcaaGTGAGctcaaagttcatcagagaacacacaccggAGAAAAGCCTTACTCCTGTTCTGACTGTGGTTTAAGTTTCTCTCGACTGTATACCTTAAAAAAACATAAACATATACATGGAGAGAAACCATACTCCTGCTCTGCCTGTGTAAAATGCTTCAAAACAGcaactgagctaaaagttcaccagagaacacactcaTGA